A genomic window from Serratia liquefaciens includes:
- the ligA gene encoding NAD-dependent DNA ligase LigA: MESIIQQINQLRTSLRHHEYQYHVLDAPEVPDAEYDRLMRELRELESAHPELITADSPTQRVGAAPLAAFDQVRHEVPMLSLDNVFDEESFLAFYKRVQDRLKSSDPLTFCCELKLDGLAVSLLYEEGELVRAATRGDGTTGENITSNVRTIRAIPLRLTGDNIPRRLEVRGEVFMPQAGFEQMNEEARRKEGKIFANPRNAAAGSIRQLDPRITAKRPLTFFCYGVGLLEGGDLPRSHWQRLMQFKEWGLPVSDRAKCCTGSDEVLAFYRQVEQDRAQLGFDIDGVVVKIDDIDLQETLGFVARAPRWATAFKFPAQEQITQVREVEFQVGRTGAITPVARLEPVLVAGVIVSNATLHNADEIERLGLRIGDTVIVRRAGDVIPQVVGVMADRRPADAREIVFPQHCPVCGSDVERVEGEAVARCTGGLICAAQRKEALKHFVSRRALDVDGMGDKIIEQLVEKEYVKDPADLFRLSAGILTGLDRMGPKSAQNLVNALEKSKQTTFARFLYALGIREVGEATAANLAAHFGTLEKLFAADIEALKEVPDVGEIVAKHTRHFLDEELNQKVINELVSDEIGITWPAPVVIVADEIDSPFAGKTVVLTGSLSQLSRDEAKDRLTALGAKVSGSVSKKTDLVIAGEAAGSKLVKAQELGIAVIDEAEMIRLLGA, translated from the coding sequence ATGGAATCGATAATCCAACAAATCAATCAACTACGAACCTCACTGCGCCATCATGAATATCAATATCATGTACTGGACGCGCCGGAAGTGCCGGATGCGGAATACGATCGCCTGATGCGTGAACTGCGCGAGCTGGAAAGCGCACATCCTGAGTTGATCACCGCCGACTCTCCCACCCAGCGCGTGGGTGCGGCCCCTTTGGCGGCGTTCGATCAGGTACGCCATGAAGTGCCGATGCTGTCGCTGGACAACGTTTTTGACGAAGAGAGCTTCCTGGCGTTCTACAAGCGGGTGCAGGATCGCCTGAAGAGCAGCGATCCGCTGACCTTCTGCTGTGAACTGAAGCTGGACGGTCTGGCGGTCAGCCTGCTGTACGAAGAGGGCGAGCTGGTGCGCGCGGCCACGCGCGGTGACGGTACCACCGGTGAAAACATTACTTCCAACGTGCGTACCATCCGCGCCATTCCGCTGCGGTTGACCGGTGACAACATCCCGCGTCGCCTGGAAGTGCGCGGCGAAGTCTTTATGCCGCAGGCCGGTTTTGAACAGATGAATGAAGAGGCGCGTCGCAAAGAAGGCAAGATCTTCGCCAACCCGCGTAACGCCGCCGCCGGTTCGATCCGTCAGCTTGATCCGCGTATCACCGCCAAGCGGCCTCTGACCTTCTTCTGCTATGGCGTTGGCCTATTGGAAGGGGGCGACTTGCCGCGCAGCCACTGGCAGCGTCTGATGCAGTTCAAAGAGTGGGGCCTGCCGGTCAGCGATCGCGCCAAATGTTGTACCGGCAGCGACGAAGTCCTGGCGTTTTATCGTCAGGTCGAGCAGGACCGCGCGCAGCTCGGTTTTGATATCGACGGTGTGGTAGTGAAGATCGACGATATTGACCTGCAGGAAACGCTTGGCTTTGTGGCGCGTGCGCCACGCTGGGCGACGGCGTTCAAATTCCCGGCACAGGAACAGATAACCCAGGTGCGCGAGGTGGAGTTCCAGGTGGGCCGTACCGGGGCGATTACCCCGGTGGCGCGTCTGGAGCCGGTGCTGGTTGCCGGGGTGATTGTCAGCAACGCCACGCTGCATAACGCCGACGAAATTGAACGTCTGGGCCTGCGTATTGGCGACACGGTGATCGTGCGCCGCGCCGGTGACGTGATCCCACAGGTGGTGGGGGTAATGGCCGATCGTCGCCCGGCGGATGCGCGTGAAATCGTATTCCCGCAACACTGTCCGGTATGCGGTTCCGACGTCGAACGGGTGGAAGGCGAAGCGGTGGCTCGCTGCACCGGCGGGCTGATTTGTGCAGCGCAGCGCAAAGAGGCACTGAAGCATTTCGTTTCCCGCAGAGCGTTGGACGTTGACGGCATGGGCGACAAAATCATCGAACAGCTGGTGGAAAAAGAGTACGTCAAGGATCCGGCGGATCTGTTCCGCCTGTCCGCCGGTATTCTGACCGGGTTGGATCGCATGGGGCCGAAATCGGCACAGAATCTGGTCAACGCGCTGGAGAAGTCCAAGCAAACCACCTTCGCCCGTTTCCTGTATGCGTTGGGCATTCGTGAGGTCGGCGAAGCAACGGCCGCCAATCTGGCGGCGCACTTCGGCACGCTGGAGAAGCTGTTCGCGGCGGATATCGAAGCGCTGAAAGAAGTGCCGGACGTGGGGGAAATCGTGGCGAAGCACACGCGTCATTTCCTTGACGAAGAGCTTAACCAGAAGGTCATCAATGAACTGGTCAGCGACGAAATCGGCATCACCTGGCCGGCACCGGTGGTGATAGTGGCGGACGAGATCGACAGCCCGTTTGCCGGCAAAACCGTGGTGCTGACGGGCTCGCTGAGCCAGCTTTCACGTGATGAAGCCAAAGATCGCCTGACGGCGTTGGGTGCCAAGGTCAGCGGCAGCGTCTCGAAGAAAACCGACCTGGTGATTGCCGGGGAAGCGGCCGGTTCCAAGCTGGTGAAGGCGCAGGAACTGGGCATTGCGGTGATCGACGAAGCGGAAATGATCCGCCTGTTGGGTGCCTGA